The proteins below come from a single Mucilaginibacter mali genomic window:
- a CDS encoding cytochrome c maturation protein CcmE domain-containing protein, giving the protein MKKSSIFGLVVIAIAIAVIISTYSSSSTYGSFNDAKKSEATLQVVGHLNKQKELYYDATKDANYFSFYMKDNKGQECKVIFTGTKPQDFERSEQVVLTGKMVGSEFHASKILMKCPSKYTQDKIEVTEVNAKQASI; this is encoded by the coding sequence ATGAAAAAAAGCTCAATATTTGGTTTGGTGGTTATTGCTATCGCTATAGCGGTTATCATCAGTACCTATTCAAGTTCAAGTACTTACGGTTCGTTTAACGATGCTAAGAAAAGTGAAGCTACCCTGCAGGTAGTGGGCCACCTGAATAAGCAAAAGGAATTATATTACGATGCCACCAAGGATGCCAACTATTTCTCGTTCTACATGAAGGACAATAAGGGGCAGGAGTGCAAAGTGATCTTCACCGGCACTAAACCACAGGATTTTGAACGCTCGGAGCAGGTGGTGCTTACCGGCAAGATGGTGGGCAGCGAGTTTCACGCGTCTAAGATCTTGATGAAGTGCCCATCTAAATACACCCAGGATAAAATTGAAGTAACAGAGGTCAACGCTAAACAGGCCAGCATATAA
- a CDS encoding Glu/Leu/Phe/Val family dehydrogenase, with protein MANTNKAAMQDGHFFADVCKNFDYAAQFTNHDAGLLDQIKSCNSVYRFRFPIRKGNGFEVIDAWRVEHSHHQSPTKGGIRYSEMVNEDEVMALAALMTYKCAIVNVPFGGAKGGICINPKNYTVQELENITRRYTVELVKKNFIGPSIDVPAPDYGSGEREMSWIADTYATMNPGQLDAMGVVTGKPLALHGIAGRREATGRGVAIAARECVSFGEDMEKIGLTAGLAGKKVIVQGLGNVGYYSAKYLAEFGATIVGLCEYEGAVYNADGLDYDAVFQHRKTTGSILNYPGAQSFTRSGEGLEQPCDILVPAALENQITIENIRNIKAKIIVEGANGPTTPEAEKVFYENGGIIVPDMYANAGGVTVSYFEWLKNLSHVAFGRMNRRFEENSNMNLVNMVEGITGVSLNAQQRATIVKGASELELVNSGLEDTMIRSYHEIRETYLTTPKIDTLRTAAFVGAINKIAVSYSNLGVWP; from the coding sequence ATGGCTAATACCAACAAAGCTGCTATGCAGGACGGGCATTTCTTTGCCGACGTATGCAAAAACTTCGACTATGCGGCTCAATTTACCAATCACGATGCCGGCTTATTAGATCAGATCAAATCTTGCAACAGCGTTTACCGCTTTCGCTTCCCTATCCGCAAGGGCAATGGTTTCGAGGTGATCGACGCGTGGCGTGTAGAGCACTCGCACCACCAGTCGCCAACTAAAGGCGGTATCCGCTACAGCGAAATGGTGAACGAGGACGAAGTAATGGCGCTTGCCGCGCTGATGACCTACAAATGCGCCATTGTGAATGTGCCATTTGGCGGTGCAAAAGGTGGTATCTGCATCAACCCTAAAAACTATACCGTACAGGAGTTGGAGAACATTACCCGCCGTTACACGGTAGAGCTTGTTAAAAAGAATTTCATCGGCCCAAGCATCGACGTGCCTGCACCTGATTATGGATCGGGCGAGCGCGAGATGAGCTGGATAGCCGATACCTATGCTACCATGAACCCGGGCCAACTGGATGCCATGGGCGTAGTTACCGGTAAACCACTGGCCTTACATGGTATTGCCGGCCGCCGCGAAGCTACCGGCCGTGGTGTGGCTATTGCCGCCCGCGAGTGCGTAAGCTTTGGCGAGGATATGGAAAAAATTGGTTTAACCGCCGGTTTAGCAGGCAAAAAGGTTATTGTACAGGGTTTAGGTAATGTAGGTTACTACTCTGCAAAATACCTGGCCGAATTTGGCGCTACCATTGTTGGCCTGTGCGAATACGAAGGCGCTGTTTACAATGCTGATGGTTTGGATTACGACGCGGTATTCCAGCACCGTAAAACTACCGGTTCAATACTGAACTACCCCGGTGCGCAATCATTCACCCGTTCGGGCGAAGGTTTAGAGCAGCCTTGCGATATCCTGGTACCGGCCGCGCTGGAAAACCAGATCACTATCGAGAACATCCGCAACATTAAAGCAAAAATTATAGTAGAGGGCGCTAACGGCCCAACCACCCCTGAGGCTGAAAAAGTATTTTACGAAAACGGGGGCATCATCGTTCCGGATATGTATGCCAACGCCGGCGGTGTAACCGTATCGTACTTCGAGTGGCTGAAAAACCTGTCGCACGTAGCCTTTGGCCGTATGAACAGACGCTTTGAAGAAAACTCGAATATGAACCTGGTGAACATGGTTGAAGGTATCACCGGCGTATCGCTGAACGCTCAGCAACGTGCTACCATTGTTAAAGGCGCATCAGAATTAGAACTGGTTAACTCGGGTTTAGAGGATACGATGATCCGCTCGTACCACGAGATCCGCGAAACCTATCTGACCACACCTAAAATTGATACCTTGCGTACTGCCGCGTTTGTGGGCGCCATCAACAAGATAGCTGTATCTTACTCAAACCTTGGTGTTTGGCCGTGA
- the ccsA gene encoding cytochrome c biogenesis protein CcsA translates to MDTAFKGEHLVPGHLGQFFIILAFGAALLSAISYYFAATSTDKLDKSWLRLGRLGYWINTASVIGIGVCLFYIIYNHLFEYHYAYAHSSRALPVYYIISSYWEGQEGSFWLWTFWQAVLGNVLIWKAKSWEKPVMTVVSLSQVLLSSMLIGVELFGTRVGSSPFILLRDVMQGAPIFSRPDYMAYIKDGNGLNPLLQNYWMVIHPPTLFLGFASMVVPFAYAIAGLWQKKYKDWVNPAISYALFAVMVLGTGIIMGSFWAYESLNFGGFWAWDPVENASLIPWLTLIGAVHVMIVYKNTGHAYFTALFLTLISFVLVLYASFLTRSGILGETSVHSFTDAGMFWHLVADVVLFLLLAIVLIVIRWKELPISQKEEETYSREFWMFVGSVFLALSCLQLVFVTSIPVWNAMFGTKIAPPNDKVTLYNVFQGAFAVVIALFMGFTQFMKYKKTDTTRFFITSGIYLVTSLVISAIIIYITGIYKLHVVYMLLMFTATYSVMSNAKVLSDAIKGKFKLAGSAVAHIGFGLLLIGALISAGTSKVVSENTTGEQYSAEFAKANDPRENIIMYKNQPVQMGGYEVTYIGDSISLPNHYFKVDYKKRDKSGKITEEFVLKPNSQANRKMGLVSSPDTKHYLFHDLYTHVSMAPIKYDDELREESMGHEGEANDDKNYDAPVAHAVQVGDTIRFREGFMVLKALNKNAHVQDIKLSGNDVAIGADLEIVSHGKTYMAEPVYMIKGSNGYDFARKVDDVGLKLRLSQILPKEGKIEITVYQQPESKKPYIVMRAISFPYINFFWSGTIIMVIGFLMSIFRRNKELKTV, encoded by the coding sequence ATGGATACAGCTTTTAAAGGTGAACACCTTGTGCCGGGCCACTTAGGCCAGTTCTTTATTATTTTGGCCTTTGGCGCCGCATTATTATCAGCCATCAGCTACTACTTCGCGGCAACCAGTACCGATAAACTCGATAAATCCTGGTTGCGGTTGGGGCGTTTAGGCTACTGGATCAATACCGCTTCTGTTATTGGTATCGGTGTCTGCCTGTTCTATATCATCTACAACCATCTTTTCGAATATCATTATGCCTACGCGCATTCATCGCGCGCGCTGCCGGTATACTATATCATTTCCAGCTACTGGGAAGGGCAGGAGGGCAGCTTTTGGCTGTGGACCTTTTGGCAGGCCGTGTTGGGGAATGTGCTGATATGGAAGGCAAAATCGTGGGAGAAGCCGGTAATGACCGTCGTTTCCCTTTCGCAGGTGTTGCTGTCATCTATGCTTATCGGTGTCGAATTATTTGGCACACGTGTGGGTAGTTCGCCATTTATTTTGCTGCGCGATGTGATGCAGGGCGCGCCAATATTCAGCCGTCCCGATTATATGGCTTATATAAAAGACGGTAACGGCCTGAACCCGCTGCTGCAAAACTACTGGATGGTGATACACCCGCCAACCCTGTTCCTGGGTTTCGCGTCGATGGTGGTGCCATTTGCTTACGCCATAGCCGGCCTTTGGCAAAAGAAATATAAAGACTGGGTAAACCCGGCCATTTCATACGCCCTGTTCGCGGTGATGGTGTTGGGTACCGGCATTATCATGGGTTCGTTCTGGGCTTACGAGTCGCTTAACTTCGGCGGCTTCTGGGCTTGGGACCCGGTAGAGAACGCCTCGCTGATCCCGTGGTTAACGCTGATTGGCGCGGTACACGTAATGATCGTGTATAAAAATACCGGCCACGCTTATTTTACCGCTCTGTTCCTTACACTCATTAGCTTTGTGCTGGTGCTTTATGCATCGTTCCTTACCCGTAGCGGTATCCTTGGCGAAACCTCTGTCCACTCTTTTACCGACGCGGGCATGTTTTGGCACCTGGTGGCCGATGTAGTGCTGTTCCTGCTTTTAGCTATCGTACTGATCGTTATCCGCTGGAAGGAATTGCCTATCAGTCAAAAGGAAGAAGAAACCTATTCGCGCGAGTTTTGGATGTTTGTGGGTTCGGTGTTTTTGGCCTTGTCATGTTTACAATTGGTGTTCGTGACCTCGATACCGGTTTGGAATGCCATGTTCGGTACCAAGATAGCGCCGCCAAATGATAAGGTTACGCTGTACAACGTATTCCAGGGCGCTTTCGCTGTAGTGATTGCATTGTTTATGGGCTTTACCCAGTTTATGAAGTATAAAAAGACGGATACCACCCGTTTCTTCATTACATCGGGCATATACCTGGTAACTTCATTGGTAATCAGTGCCATTATAATTTATATTACGGGTATTTATAAATTGCACGTAGTATATATGCTGCTGATGTTTACTGCTACTTATTCGGTAATGTCGAACGCGAAAGTACTGTCGGATGCCATCAAAGGAAAGTTTAAACTTGCCGGTTCGGCAGTGGCGCATATCGGTTTTGGTTTGTTGCTTATCGGGGCGTTGATCTCGGCCGGTACCAGCAAAGTAGTATCTGAAAATACTACGGGTGAACAGTATAGCGCCGAGTTTGCTAAAGCCAACGATCCGCGCGAGAATATCATTATGTACAAGAACCAACCGGTACAAATGGGAGGGTATGAGGTAACTTACATCGGCGACTCGATCTCGTTACCTAATCACTATTTTAAGGTTGACTACAAAAAACGCGATAAGAGCGGTAAAATTACCGAAGAGTTTGTGCTGAAGCCAAACTCGCAGGCTAACCGCAAGATGGGTTTGGTTTCATCGCCGGATACCAAGCACTATCTTTTCCACGACTTGTATACCCACGTAAGCATGGCGCCCATTAAATATGATGATGAACTGCGCGAAGAATCGATGGGGCACGAGGGTGAGGCTAATGACGATAAAAACTACGACGCGCCGGTAGCACACGCTGTACAGGTAGGGGATACCATCCGCTTTAGGGAGGGTTTTATGGTATTGAAGGCGCTTAACAAAAACGCCCACGTGCAGGATATTAAACTAAGCGGTAACGATGTTGCCATCGGTGCCGACCTGGAAATTGTATCGCACGGAAAGACCTATATGGCCGAGCCTGTTTATATGATAAAGGGCAGCAACGGTTACGATTTTGCCCGCAAGGTTGATGATGTTGGCCTGAAGCTGCGCCTATCGCAAATATTGCCTAAGGAAGGTAAAATAGAGATAACCGTTTACCAGCAACCCGAAAGCAAGAAGCCCTATATTGTAATGCGTGCTATATCGTTCCCTTATATCAACTTCTTCTGGTCGGGTACTATCATTATGGTTATCGGCTTCCTGATGTCGATATTCAGGAGGAATAAGGAGTTGAAGACAGTTTAG
- a CDS encoding CcmD family protein, protein MKKLVFLLMCLLSGIAAFAQQAGPGMDDTFRSSGKIYVVITIIVIIFVGLALYLFSMDKRLRKIEKFEKN, encoded by the coding sequence ATGAAAAAACTGGTGTTTTTGTTGATGTGCCTTTTAAGCGGCATCGCGGCCTTTGCTCAGCAGGCTGGTCCGGGTATGGATGATACCTTCCGCAGCTCGGGTAAAATTTATGTAGTAATTACAATTATCGTAATAATCTTTGTTGGATTAGCCCTTTATTTATTTTCGATGGACAAAAGGCTTAGGAAAATTGAGAAATTTGAAAAAAATTAA
- a CDS encoding heme exporter protein CcmB, producing the protein MGFIKQTRHLLQKEILIEWRSKYAFNSVLLYVASTVFVCYISFKLSPGFKESEGYPIVWNVLFWIIMLFAAVNAIAKSFATESKGRMLYYYAITDARAIILSKTIYNGLLMLIISILTLVIYLLFFNNTIGNPVYYFIAVLLGSISFSTVFTMVSAIASKAGNSSGLMAILSFPVIIPVILVLIKLAKNAMDGIDNSFNYEQIILLVAINVIVVATSLLLFPYLWRD; encoded by the coding sequence ATGGGATTTATCAAACAAACACGCCACTTGCTGCAAAAGGAAATACTGATAGAATGGCGGTCGAAATATGCCTTTAACAGCGTGCTGCTGTATGTGGCTTCGACGGTGTTTGTGTGCTATATATCGTTTAAGCTGAGTCCGGGCTTTAAGGAGAGTGAGGGTTACCCGATAGTATGGAACGTATTGTTTTGGATCATCATGCTCTTCGCCGCGGTAAACGCCATCGCCAAAAGCTTCGCGACGGAAAGCAAAGGCCGGATGTTGTACTATTATGCCATCACCGATGCCCGGGCCATTATCCTATCGAAAACTATTTATAACGGGCTGCTGATGTTGATCATCAGTATCCTTACGCTTGTTATCTACCTGCTATTCTTTAATAATACTATCGGTAACCCGGTTTATTATTTTATAGCGGTATTGCTGGGCAGCATCAGCTTTTCAACGGTTTTTACCATGGTATCGGCCATCGCCTCTAAGGCGGGCAACAGCAGCGGGTTAATGGCGATATTAAGTTTCCCGGTGATCATCCCGGTTATACTGGTACTGATCAAACTGGCAAAAAACGCCATGGATGGCATAGATAACAGCTTTAATTACGAGCAGATCATTTTACTGGTGGCTATTAATGTTATTGTGGTAGCTACATCGCTGTTGCTGTTTCCCTATTTGTGGCGGGATTAA
- the ccsA gene encoding cytochrome c biogenesis protein CcsA produces MAIIYKTWWKVLAVVLVLYTLVAGILIPVPAKYILNETIRNLYFHVPMWMAMFSVFTISVIYSLKYLRSGKIEDDLVVVECVNTGMMFYVLGLLTGMLWAKYTWGEYWSGDPKQNSAAIAFLLYCAYLVLRNSIDEEQKRAKISAIYNIFAFPIMIVLLFVLPRMTDSLHPGNGGNPGFNSYDLDKNMRFVLYPAFIGWSLLGVWIATLRYRMRIIEYKNESV; encoded by the coding sequence ATGGCGATAATTTATAAAACGTGGTGGAAAGTGCTGGCTGTTGTACTGGTACTTTACACGTTGGTAGCCGGGATACTGATACCTGTGCCTGCCAAATACATCCTTAACGAAACGATACGCAACCTGTATTTCCACGTACCCATGTGGATGGCTATGTTTTCGGTATTTACCATATCGGTTATTTACAGCCTTAAATATTTACGATCGGGCAAGATAGAAGACGACCTGGTGGTGGTTGAATGCGTAAACACCGGCATGATGTTTTATGTGCTGGGTTTGCTAACCGGTATGCTTTGGGCCAAATACACCTGGGGCGAATATTGGAGCGGCGACCCTAAACAAAACAGCGCGGCCATTGCCTTTTTACTGTATTGTGCCTATTTGGTACTGCGCAATTCGATAGATGAGGAGCAGAAGCGGGCCAAGATATCAGCTATCTACAACATCTTCGCGTTCCCAATAATGATCGTGCTCCTGTTTGTGCTGCCGCGTATGACCGACTCGCTGCATCCCGGCAATGGTGGTAATCCTGGCTTTAACAGCTACGATCTGGATAAGAATATGCGCTTTGTGCTGTACCCCGCATTCATCGGCTGGAGTTTATTAGGGGTGTGGATAGCAACCTTACGCTACCGTATGCGTATAATAGAATATAAGAACGAATCTGTATAA
- a CDS encoding methylated-DNA--[protein]-cysteine S-methyltransferase, with protein sequence MPVIYHTTPIGLARIEDEDGMICSVTVHEIPVDDATDTSPAINDAAKQLDEYFAGKRKIFDFPFQQKGTDFQQEVWKHLFQISYAETISYATLSKRMNNPLAIRAIASANGRNSMWIVVPCHRVIGSDGSLTGYAGGLWRKQYLLELEARVQGVGQTSLF encoded by the coding sequence ATGCCCGTTATTTACCACACCACACCTATTGGCCTTGCCCGCATTGAAGACGAGGATGGCATGATCTGTTCGGTAACCGTGCACGAGATACCGGTCGATGACGCGACTGATACCTCACCGGCCATTAACGATGCGGCAAAACAGTTAGATGAATATTTCGCAGGTAAAAGAAAGATATTCGATTTCCCCTTTCAACAAAAGGGTACCGATTTTCAGCAGGAGGTTTGGAAGCATCTATTCCAGATCAGCTATGCCGAGACTATCAGTTATGCTACCTTATCCAAACGGATGAATAACCCGTTAGCCATCCGCGCCATCGCGTCGGCCAATGGCCGAAACAGCATGTGGATAGTGGTTCCCTGCCACCGCGTCATCGGATCAGACGGCAGCCTTACCGGTTATGCAGGCGGCCTGTGGCGCAAACAATACCTGCTTGAACTGGAAGCCCGCGTACAAGGCGTAGGGCAAACGAGTTTGTTTTAG
- a CDS encoding carboxypeptidase-like regulatory domain-containing protein → MRFYIPLLFLLFPLMVLAQTGSITGKVIRMDNKSPMAKASVFLSNSSYGTITNDDGTFTLSGLKPGQYELVVTSVGFEDFNKTIMVPRDAKEPVRVDVEMIVKTTQLHEVVITTPENWKRNYEQFVKLFLGESANAKKCKILNPHSLSFLNHKAKQSLEAWSDEFIEIENKALGYKVKFLLKEFNYNGIDNIISWEGKILFNELPGSVSQKKQWEEKRNDIYYGSNMHFFRSLQNAKLSEDGFAVMILERKPNPNRPQQEMLMKKINFWGQNNIDSANKYRRLYNLPKYDENLIRQPLKETDIARATEQPGVFVIGFPEHLYVMYTKKREEEYMADIYRPLDMPNYQVSIITLHTQYSMFDMNGSIISTPPPLFEGTWSKNKVAELLPVDYVPGELVLKEKL, encoded by the coding sequence ATGCGTTTTTATATACCCCTGTTATTTTTACTGTTCCCGCTGATGGTGCTGGCCCAAACCGGCAGTATTACCGGTAAGGTTATCCGCATGGATAATAAAAGCCCCATGGCCAAGGCCAGCGTTTTCCTTAGCAACTCATCATACGGAACAATAACTAACGACGACGGTACTTTTACGCTTAGCGGGCTTAAACCCGGTCAGTATGAGTTGGTGGTGACATCCGTAGGCTTCGAAGATTTCAATAAAACCATTATGGTGCCGCGCGACGCGAAGGAACCGGTGCGGGTTGATGTGGAAATGATTGTTAAAACCACGCAATTGCACGAGGTGGTGATCACCACGCCCGAGAACTGGAAGCGCAACTACGAGCAGTTTGTGAAGTTGTTTTTAGGCGAATCGGCTAACGCGAAGAAGTGCAAGATCTTAAATCCGCATTCGCTTAGTTTTTTAAATCATAAGGCAAAGCAATCGCTGGAGGCATGGTCGGATGAGTTTATCGAGATAGAGAATAAAGCGCTGGGCTACAAGGTGAAGTTTTTGCTGAAGGAGTTTAATTACAATGGTATCGATAATATCATATCCTGGGAGGGAAAGATCTTGTTTAACGAGTTGCCGGGCAGTGTATCGCAAAAAAAGCAATGGGAGGAGAAGCGCAACGATATCTATTACGGATCGAACATGCACTTTTTCCGTTCGCTGCAAAACGCTAAGCTGAGTGAAGATGGCTTCGCGGTGATGATTCTGGAACGTAAGCCAAACCCAAACCGCCCGCAGCAGGAGATGCTGATGAAGAAGATAAACTTTTGGGGACAGAATAATATTGACTCGGCAAATAAATACCGGCGGCTTTATAATTTGCCTAAATACGATGAGAACCTGATCCGCCAGCCCTTAAAGGAAACCGACATTGCCCGTGCTACCGAACAACCCGGCGTGTTTGTCATCGGCTTCCCCGAGCATTTGTATGTAATGTACACCAAAAAGCGCGAGGAAGAATATATGGCCGATATTTACCGCCCGCTGGATATGCCCAATTACCAGGTAAGCATTATTACCCTGCATACCCAATATTCAATGTTTGATATGAATGGTTCGATCATATCCACACCACCGCCATTATTTGAAGGCACCTGGTCTAAAAATAAAGTGGCCGAATTGCTGCCTGTAGATTATGTTCCGGGCGAACTGGTATTAAAGGAAAAGCTGTAA